The Heteronotia binoei isolate CCM8104 ecotype False Entrance Well chromosome 14, APGP_CSIRO_Hbin_v1, whole genome shotgun sequence genome has a window encoding:
- the LOC132582581 gene encoding protocadherin gamma-A6-like, whose amino-acid sequence MEETQKLWSCKKKGIFLYLMLLFIWKAVAVHIHYSIPEEMQKGSFVGNIAEDLGMDGKHLPDHDLRIVTRTGMVQYFSLNIHSGHLQTSERIDREAICGQAEKCILNFQVIVESKRKLYGVEVEITDINDNAPHFPPGEQELKINEISIQGSRFPLPEAQDQDLGMNSVQSYQLTGSSHFSLDVKMGENSARHVELVLEKSLDREEQSMYELVLTATDGGDPIRTGTAQIKVIVSDMNDNAPIFSQSLYVVSIEENIPKGSTICRVRAVDLDEGINGELKYSFKKATKKDSQMFLLNSTTGTITVMGDIDFEESPFYELEVHAEDYGGLFDRAKVEITITDLNDNVPELTVTFLANSIKENSPSGTVIAILNVEDQDSGMNGEVTCLIPQILPFQLKKSTDNFYSLVTADALDREQRDSYNITVSVSDHGTPPLSTAMLIALHIIDTNDNPPRFSESIYTSYFMENNQRGASIFSLTASDPDWEENSRITYSIIQRNINDSSLSSYISINSETGIIYALHTFDYEEFQEINFQVKAQDGGSPPLSSNVSVTLFILDQNDNAPQILYPSSPSDDSTGVELAPRSSELGYIVTKVVAVDADSGQNAWLSYQLLKATEPGLFTIGIHTGEIRTARFFLDKDALKQSLVVLVKDNGQPPLSASVTVTVVLADSIPESLSDISSISVPADPQSDLTFYLVVAVAFVSCLFFTFLLVLLSIRMYKWRNSQLCDSGSVNFNGVPVSQFVGIDGVRAFLHSYCQEISLTTDSRKSQFNISNGNDSNTLTDHLTSEVKDPILAGEDFNLTSGDQIILQVS is encoded by the coding sequence ATGGAAGAAACACAGAAGCTCTGGAGCTGCAAAAAGAAGGGAATCTTTCTATATCTAATGCTGTTGTTTATTTGGAAAGCAGTTGCTGTGCATATTCACTATTCCATTCCAGAAGAGATGCAGAAAGGCTCTTTTGTGGGAAATATTGCAGAGGATCTGGGAATGGATGGAAAGCATCTTCCAGACCATGACCTGCGGATAGTTACAAGAACAGGTATGGTTCAGTATTTTTCTTTAAACATCCACAGTGGTCATTTACAGACCTCTGAGAGAATAGACAGAGAGGCAATTTGTGGACAGGCAGAGAAATGCATCTTAAATTTTCAGGTTATTGTTGAAAGTAAAAGAAAACTGTATGGAGTTGAAGTAGAAATTACAGATATAAATGACAATGCTCCtcactttcctcctggggaacaggAACTGAAAATCAATGAAATATCTATCCAAGGGTCCCGGTTTCCTCTTCCTGAAGCGCAAGATCAAGATCTTGGCATGAATTCTGTGCAGAGTTACCAGCTCacgggcagcagccatttttctttgGATGTGAAAATGGGAGAAAACAGTGCTAGGCATGTGGAGTTAGTATTGGAAAAAAGTCTTGACAGGGAAGAGCAATCAATGTATGAACTAGTCCTTACAGCTACTGATGGAGGTGATCCTATTAGAACTGGCACTGCTCAAATCAAAGTCATTGTTTCAGATATGAATGACAATGCGCCAATCTTCAGTCAGTCACTCTATGTAGTGAGTATTGAGGAGAATATTCCTAAAGGATCCACAATCTGTAGAGTTAGAGCTGTTGATCTAGATGAAGGAATCAATGGAGAGCTGAAATACTCCTTCAAAAAAGCCACCAAGAAGGACTCACAAATGTTTCTTTTAAACTCAACAACTGGTACAATAACAGTCATGGGGGACATTGACTTTGAAGAATCACCTTTTTATGAATTAGAGGTGCACGCTGAGGATTATGGAGGACTGTTCGACAGGGCAAAGGTTGAGATCACCATTACAGATCTGAATGACAATGTGCCTGAGTTAACTGTAACCTTTCTTGCAAACTCAATCAAGGAGAACTCACCATCTGGAACTGTTATTGCTATTTTAAATGTAGAAGACCAAGATTCAGGAATGAATGGTGAAGTcacatgtttgattccccagatTCTCCCTTTTCAACTTAAAAAATCTACAGATAACTTCTACAGTTTGGTAACAGCGGATGCCCTTGATAGGGAGCAGAGAGATTCATACAATATCACTGTTTCTGTAAGTGATCATGGGACACCTCCTCTTTCTACAGCCATGCTGATAGCACTTCACATTATAGATACAAATGATAACCCTCCACGCTTTTCAGAATCAATCTACACATCTTATTTCATGGAAAATAACCAGAGAGGAGCTTCAATCTTTTCCCTAACAGCAAGTGATCCTGACTGGGAAGAGAACTCCAGAATAACTTATTCTATAATTCAAAGAAATATCAATgattcctccctttcttcctacaTTTCCATTAATTCTGAGACTGGGATTATTTATGCCTTGCATACATTTGATTATGAAGAGTTCCAGGAGATTAACTTCCAGGTCAAGGCCCAAGATGGaggctccccaccactcagctctAATGTCTCAGTGACACTCTTCATCCTTGATCAGAATGACaatgccccccaaatcttgtACCCTTCATCCCCCAGTGATGACTCCACTGGAGTAGAGTTGGCCCCTCGCTCCTCTGAGCTGGGTTACATTGTTACTAAGGTGGTGGCAGTGGATGCAGACTCTGGGCAGAATGCCTGGCTCTCCTATCAATTACTCAAGGCCACAGAGCCAGGGCTCTTCACCATAGGCATCCACACTGGAGAGATCAGGACAGCCCGTTTCTTCCTGGACAAGGATGCTCTCAAGCAAAGCCTAGTGGTTTTAGTGAAGGATAATGGGCAGCCCCCTCTCTCTGCCTCAGTTACAGTAACTGTGGTGCTGGCCGACAGCATCCCTGAAAGCCTCTCTGATATTAGCAGCATCTCAGTTCCTGCAGACCCTCAATCAGATCTCACCTTCTACCTGGTAGTTGCTGTGGCTTTTGTCTCCTGTTTGTTTTTCACTTTCCTGCTTGTGTTGCTGTCCATCAGAATGTACAAATGGAGAAATTCACAGCTGTGTGATTCTGGAAGTGTGAATTTCAATGGTGTACCTGTCTCGCAATTTGTGGGGATTGATGGCGTGCGAGCATTTCTTCACTCGTATTGCCAAGAGATTTCTCTCACCACAGACTCTAGGAAAAGCCAGTTCAATATTTCCAACGGAAATGATTCCAATACTCTGACAGACCACTTGACTAGTGAGGTAAAGGATCCTATCCTAGCTGGTGAAGATTTTAATTTAACCAGTGGAGATCAGATCATACTCCAGGTGAGCTAG